From a region of the Streptacidiphilus albus JL83 genome:
- the glyA gene encoding serine hydroxymethyltransferase: protein MTVLNQSLHELDPEVAAAVDAELHRQQSTLEMIASENFAPVAVLEAQGSVLTNKYAEGYPGRRYYGGCEHVDVVEQLAIDRVKALFGAEHANVQPHSGASANAAAMFALIKPGDTILGLDLAHGGHLTHGMKINFSGKLYNVAAYHVDPETNLVDMDEVERLAKEHQPQLIIAGWSAYPRQLDFAAFRRIADSVGALLMVDMAHFAGLVAAGLHPSPVPYADVVTTTTHKTLGGPRGGVILSKAEYAKKINSAVFPGQQGGPLEHVIAAKAVAFKVAATEEFKDRQQRTLEGAKILADRLTQPDATAAGVSVLSGGTDVHLVLVDLRNSELDGQQAEDRLHSVGITVNRNAIPFDPRPPMVTSGLRIGAPALATRGFGAEDFTEVADIIAEALKPSFDETVKSALAARVTALAEKHPLYPGL from the coding sequence ATGACGGTTCTGAACCAGTCTCTGCACGAGCTCGACCCCGAGGTCGCCGCCGCCGTGGACGCCGAGCTGCACCGCCAGCAGTCCACCCTGGAGATGATCGCCTCCGAGAACTTCGCCCCGGTCGCGGTGCTGGAGGCACAGGGCTCGGTGCTGACCAACAAGTACGCCGAGGGCTACCCCGGCCGCCGCTACTACGGCGGCTGCGAGCACGTCGACGTGGTCGAGCAGCTGGCGATCGACCGGGTCAAGGCGCTGTTCGGCGCCGAGCACGCCAACGTCCAGCCGCACTCGGGCGCGTCGGCCAACGCCGCCGCGATGTTCGCGCTGATCAAGCCGGGCGACACGATCCTGGGCCTGGACCTGGCCCACGGCGGTCACCTGACCCACGGCATGAAGATCAACTTCTCCGGCAAGCTGTACAACGTGGCCGCGTACCACGTCGACCCGGAGACCAACCTGGTCGACATGGACGAGGTCGAGCGCCTCGCCAAGGAGCACCAGCCGCAGCTGATCATCGCCGGCTGGTCCGCCTACCCGCGCCAGCTCGACTTCGCCGCCTTCCGCCGGATCGCCGACTCGGTCGGCGCGCTGCTGATGGTGGACATGGCGCACTTCGCCGGCCTGGTCGCGGCGGGGCTGCACCCCTCCCCCGTGCCCTACGCCGACGTGGTCACCACCACCACCCACAAGACCCTCGGCGGCCCCCGCGGCGGCGTGATCCTCTCCAAGGCCGAGTACGCCAAGAAGATCAACTCCGCGGTCTTCCCCGGCCAGCAGGGCGGTCCGCTGGAGCACGTGATCGCCGCCAAGGCGGTGGCCTTCAAGGTCGCCGCGACGGAGGAGTTCAAGGACCGCCAGCAGCGCACCCTTGAGGGCGCGAAGATCCTCGCCGACCGGCTCACCCAGCCGGACGCCACGGCGGCCGGCGTCTCCGTGCTGTCCGGCGGCACCGACGTCCACCTGGTCCTGGTCGACCTGCGCAACTCGGAGCTCGACGGCCAGCAGGCCGAGGACCGGCTGCACTCGGTGGGCATCACCGTCAACCGCAACGCCATCCCGTTCGACCCCCGTCCGCCGATGGTCACCTCCGGCCTGCGGATCGGCGCCCCGGCGCTGGCCACCCGCGGCTTCGGCGCCGAGGACTTCACCGAGGTCGCGGACATCATCGCGGAGGCGCTCAAGCCCTCCTTCGACGAGACCGTGAAGTCGGCCCTCGCCGCCCGGGTCACCGCCCTGGCCGAGAAGCACCCGCTCTACCCGGGCCTGTAG
- the gcvH gene encoding glycine cleavage system protein GcvH has protein sequence MSNPQHLTYSKEHEWLTTAEDGVSTVGITAFAANALGDVVYVQLPEVGDTVTAGETCGELESTKSVSDLYSPATGEVVEANQAVVDDPSLVNSASFTEGWLFKIRLDGTPEGLLTADEYSAHTGA, from the coding sequence ATGAGCAACCCCCAGCACCTCACGTACAGCAAGGAACACGAGTGGCTGACGACCGCCGAGGACGGCGTGTCGACCGTGGGCATCACCGCCTTCGCCGCCAACGCGCTCGGTGACGTGGTCTACGTGCAGCTTCCCGAGGTCGGCGACACCGTGACCGCGGGCGAGACCTGCGGTGAGCTGGAGTCGACCAAGTCGGTCAGCGACCTGTACTCCCCCGCGACCGGCGAGGTCGTCGAGGCGAACCAGGCCGTGGTGGACGACCCGTCGCTGGTCAACTCCGCTTCCTTCACCGAGGGCTGGCTGTTCAAGATCCGCCTCGACGGCACGCCCGAGGGCCTGCTGACCGCCGACGAGTACTCCGCCCACACCGGCGCCTGA
- the gcvT gene encoding glycine cleavage system aminomethyltransferase GcvT: MSSPDSTAAAPLRLTALDAVHRALGATMTDFAGWDMPLRYGSEREEHLAVRNRAGLFDLSHMGEITLTGPQAGELLDHALVGFVSALGVNRARYTMICAPDGGILDDLIVYRTGETEFLVVANASNAQVVLDALTERAAGFDAVVRDDRDAYALIAIQGPEATGILAPLTEADLPALKYYTALPTTVAGRPALLARTGYTGEDGFELFVAPGDAVALWEALTAAGAGSGLVPCGLSCRDTLRLEAGMPLYGHELTTSLTPFDAGLGRVVRFDKTTNGGDFVGRVALEKAAAEAAAQPPRVLVGLVSPGRRVPRAGMDVVSATDGTVIGSITSGAPSPTLGKPIAMAYVDAAHAEPGSTVAVDVRGSHEPVGVVALPFYKRAR; the protein is encoded by the coding sequence ATGTCGTCCCCCGATTCGACCGCCGCTGCGCCCTTGCGCCTCACCGCGCTGGACGCCGTGCACCGCGCCCTGGGCGCCACCATGACCGACTTCGCCGGCTGGGACATGCCGCTGCGCTACGGCAGCGAGCGCGAGGAGCACCTCGCCGTCCGCAACCGGGCCGGCCTGTTCGACCTCTCCCACATGGGCGAGATCACCCTCACCGGCCCCCAGGCGGGCGAGCTGCTCGACCACGCGCTGGTCGGCTTCGTCTCCGCGCTGGGCGTGAACCGCGCCCGCTACACCATGATCTGTGCCCCGGACGGCGGCATCCTGGACGACCTGATCGTCTACCGCACCGGCGAGACCGAGTTCCTGGTCGTCGCCAACGCCTCCAACGCCCAGGTGGTCCTGGACGCGCTGACCGAGCGCGCGGCCGGCTTCGACGCCGTGGTCCGCGACGACCGCGACGCCTACGCGCTGATCGCGATCCAGGGCCCGGAGGCGACCGGCATCCTCGCCCCGCTCACCGAGGCCGACCTGCCGGCGCTGAAGTACTACACCGCCCTGCCGACCACCGTGGCCGGCCGCCCGGCACTTCTCGCCCGCACCGGCTACACCGGCGAGGACGGCTTCGAGCTGTTCGTCGCGCCCGGTGACGCGGTGGCGCTCTGGGAGGCCCTGACGGCGGCGGGCGCCGGGTCCGGACTGGTCCCCTGCGGGCTGTCCTGCCGCGACACCCTGCGGCTGGAGGCCGGCATGCCGCTCTACGGCCACGAGCTGACCACCTCGCTCACCCCCTTCGACGCCGGCCTGGGCCGGGTCGTCCGCTTCGACAAGACCACCAACGGCGGGGACTTCGTCGGCCGGGTGGCGCTGGAGAAGGCCGCCGCCGAGGCCGCCGCCCAGCCGCCGCGGGTCCTGGTCGGCCTGGTCTCGCCCGGACGCCGGGTGCCGCGTGCCGGGATGGACGTGGTGTCGGCGACCGACGGCACCGTCATCGGCTCGATCACCTCCGGCGCGCCCTCGCCGACGCTGGGCAAGCCGATCGCGATGGCCTATGTGGACGCCGCGCACGCCGAGCCGGGCAGCACCGTCGCCGTGGACGTCCGCGGCAGCCACGAGCCGGTCGGGGTCGTCGCCCTGCCGTTCTACAAGCGCGCCCGCTGA
- a CDS encoding enhanced serine sensitivity protein SseB C-terminal domain-containing protein, with protein sequence MQHPVIPAQSATGGWPANELEQVLTSAVGDPGATPRVVEVLRRSHVWLPLPGGPTRDGSTLDLPTTELAGQPFVPVFSSEEQFRLIAGDLPFAVAPVCELAEGMPLGVGIVVNPEGAVGIPIPAGGVPQLRGATDARAAAEPRAAFAARLGLRVPEAHEDPVEFLVAAIGELSVTPVVLTARRALVQVEQDREKLFVGVELARAEVQDQQAANLALGRALGAVPLPWEVGIVLLNVVDDPLADWMLTSVQPFFARA encoded by the coding sequence ATGCAGCACCCGGTGATTCCGGCGCAGAGCGCGACCGGCGGCTGGCCCGCCAACGAGCTGGAGCAGGTGCTCACCAGCGCCGTCGGCGACCCGGGCGCGACACCGCGGGTGGTCGAGGTGCTGCGCCGCAGCCACGTCTGGCTGCCGCTGCCCGGCGGACCCACCCGCGACGGTTCGACGCTGGACCTGCCGACGACCGAGCTGGCCGGCCAGCCCTTCGTGCCGGTGTTCAGCTCCGAGGAGCAGTTCCGGCTGATCGCCGGCGACCTGCCGTTCGCGGTGGCGCCGGTGTGCGAGCTGGCCGAGGGGATGCCGCTGGGCGTCGGGATCGTGGTCAACCCGGAGGGCGCGGTCGGGATCCCGATTCCGGCGGGCGGGGTGCCCCAGCTGCGCGGCGCCACCGACGCCCGCGCGGCGGCCGAGCCGAGGGCCGCCTTCGCCGCCCGGCTGGGGCTGCGGGTGCCCGAGGCGCACGAGGACCCGGTGGAGTTCCTGGTCGCGGCGATCGGTGAACTCTCGGTCACGCCCGTGGTGCTGACGGCCCGCCGGGCGCTGGTCCAGGTCGAGCAGGACCGGGAGAAGCTGTTCGTCGGGGTGGAGCTGGCCCGCGCCGAGGTCCAGGACCAGCAGGCCGCCAACCTGGCCCTGGGCCGGGCGCTGGGCGCGGTGCCGCTGCCCTGGGAGGTCGGGATCGTGCTGCTGAACGTGGTCGACGACCCGCTCGCGGACTGGATGCTGACCTCGGTCCAGCCGTTCTTCGCCCGTGCCTAG
- a CDS encoding enhanced serine sensitivity protein SseB C-terminal domain-containing protein, with product MVQAGGGGAIERALLEVAPGRFDTYEALLGALGEGQVWMLLWFGEAGRPDAQYGNMEVGGFGYAPCVTSAEQLAASGWSRAHQVGSGREVAAALYRERWGLWLNPHQPGGGVGVPWADLRRVAGGLDRLPAGPLQIGEPEVRADGFYAALAQSAQATPVVRSLRRAWVRPAWGEPYLVIGLDLFDSGPAAVESVRLMMEHSLGSAPAGVAVSTVAMSDPYDPVALWLQVRAAPFYDRAVQY from the coding sequence GTGGTCCAGGCAGGCGGCGGGGGCGCCATCGAGCGGGCGCTGCTGGAGGTGGCTCCGGGGCGCTTCGACACGTACGAGGCACTGCTGGGCGCTCTCGGCGAGGGCCAGGTGTGGATGCTGCTCTGGTTCGGCGAGGCCGGTCGGCCGGACGCCCAGTACGGGAACATGGAGGTCGGCGGCTTCGGCTACGCGCCGTGCGTGACCTCGGCCGAGCAGCTCGCGGCGAGCGGCTGGTCCCGGGCGCACCAGGTGGGCAGCGGGCGTGAGGTCGCCGCCGCGCTCTACCGGGAGCGCTGGGGCCTGTGGCTGAACCCGCACCAGCCCGGCGGCGGGGTCGGCGTGCCCTGGGCGGACCTGCGCCGGGTCGCGGGCGGCCTGGACCGGCTGCCGGCCGGTCCGCTGCAGATCGGCGAGCCGGAGGTGCGGGCCGACGGCTTCTACGCGGCGCTGGCGCAGTCGGCGCAGGCGACGCCGGTGGTGCGCTCGCTGCGCCGGGCCTGGGTCCGTCCGGCCTGGGGCGAGCCGTACCTGGTGATCGGACTCGACCTCTTCGACTCCGGACCGGCCGCGGTGGAGTCGGTGCGGCTGATGATGGAGCACTCGCTGGGCTCCGCCCCGGCCGGGGTGGCGGTCTCGACGGTGGCGATGTCCGATCCGTATGATCCGGTGGCGCTGTGGCTCCAGGTGCGCGCGGCGCCGTTCTACGACCGTGCTGTCCAGTACTGA
- a CDS encoding ABC transporter permease, whose protein sequence is MSAPLEVTGSADEAGPDDGAPTTAGKGIEGRSLGRIAWTRLRRDKVAMAGGIVVALLVLLAVLAKPIESLFGLHPNAFHQNLIDPVLLKPTGSFGGMSLAHPLGVEPQFGRDLLSRVIEGSWVSLAVAFGATILSNVIGIVLGVAAGYYGGWVDSVVSRLMDIFLAFPLLLFAIALSASLQNGAFGLTGLPLEISVLIFVIGFFNWPYMGRIVRGQTLSLKQREFVEAARSLGARGPYILFKELLPNLVAPIIVYSTLLIPTNILFESALSFLGVGIEPPQASWGGMLSEAVPFYSADPEFMLVPGLAIFVTVLAFNLLGDGIRDALDPRAN, encoded by the coding sequence ATGTCTGCGCCACTAGAGGTCACTGGATCAGCCGACGAGGCAGGGCCGGACGACGGCGCGCCCACAACTGCGGGCAAGGGGATCGAGGGCCGCTCGCTCGGCCGGATCGCCTGGACCCGGCTGCGCCGCGACAAGGTCGCCATGGCCGGTGGCATCGTGGTCGCCCTGCTGGTGCTGCTCGCGGTGCTGGCCAAGCCGATCGAGTCCCTCTTCGGACTGCACCCCAACGCCTTCCACCAGAACCTGATCGACCCGGTGCTGCTCAAGCCCACCGGCTCCTTCGGCGGCATGAGCTTGGCCCACCCGCTGGGCGTGGAACCGCAGTTCGGGCGCGACCTGCTGTCCCGGGTGATCGAGGGCTCCTGGGTCTCGCTGGCGGTGGCCTTCGGCGCGACCATCCTCTCCAACGTCATCGGCATCGTCCTCGGCGTCGCCGCCGGTTACTACGGCGGCTGGGTCGACTCGGTGGTCAGCCGGCTGATGGACATCTTCCTGGCCTTCCCGCTGCTGCTGTTCGCCATCGCGCTCTCCGCCTCGCTGCAGAACGGGGCCTTCGGGCTGACCGGGCTGCCGCTGGAGATCAGCGTCCTGATCTTCGTCATCGGCTTCTTCAACTGGCCCTACATGGGCCGGATCGTGCGCGGCCAGACGCTCTCGCTGAAGCAGCGCGAGTTCGTCGAGGCCGCCCGCAGCCTCGGCGCCCGCGGCCCGTACATCCTGTTCAAGGAGCTGCTGCCGAACCTGGTCGCCCCGATCATCGTCTACTCGACGCTGCTGATCCCGACCAACATCCTCTTCGAGTCGGCGCTGAGCTTCCTCGGCGTGGGCATCGAGCCGCCGCAGGCCTCCTGGGGCGGGATGCTCAGCGAGGCGGTCCCGTTCTACAGCGCCGACCCCGAGTTCATGCTCGTGCCCGGTCTGGCGATCTTCGTCACCGTCCTCGCCTTCAACCTGCTCGGCGACGGGATCCGGGACGCCCTCGACCCGCGTGCCAACTGA
- a CDS encoding ABC transporter substrate-binding protein: MNSSKRKRTLAVLATAASAAMALTACSSGSSGSGSGGSGSAKAGAAVYNAGNTSRINPSTATGGTETYELSSTPDSMDPGNTYYDYMWDFSRLYARALTTFAPTPGSKSLTLQPDLATGLGVASNNDKTWTYTIRAGLKFSNGLPITSADVKYAVERSNFAPAVLSNGPTYFNNLLVQNTTAYQGPYKDPKGGLNSIQTPNATTIVFNLSQPFADFDYLVSMPQTAPVPQADDTGANYVKNIISSGPYMFKSYTDGQGAVLVKNPNWTQASDPIRHQYANEIDVKFNVAQTTIDQDLIHGNATMDLGGTGIAPSTQATVLLSPTEKANLDDTPSGMLAYTAISENVAPFNNVHCREAVEYGIDKLSVQTAAGGNVHGDIATTILPPTVTGYTPFNLYPSTGNQGADTADGLASAKAQLALCGQPNGFTTNIAARSDRPGEVAMAEAVQASLAKVGITVNIKQYTSGEYFQDYAGSPAYVHSHDLGLMMMAWAADWPSGYGFLDQILAGNTIKPSGNTNLSELNDPVINNLLNSAIATPDVATRTVDWGTIDKDAMADAGIVPLLYRKDLLYRPSNATNVFVNESYGMYDYANIGLNQ, translated from the coding sequence ATGAACAGCAGCAAGCGCAAGAGGACCCTCGCGGTCCTGGCCACCGCCGCCTCAGCGGCGATGGCGCTGACCGCCTGCAGTTCGGGCAGCTCCGGCTCCGGCTCCGGCGGTTCGGGTTCGGCCAAGGCCGGCGCGGCCGTCTACAACGCCGGCAACACCAGCCGGATCAACCCCTCCACGGCGACCGGCGGCACGGAGACCTACGAGCTCTCCAGCACCCCCGACTCGATGGACCCGGGCAACACCTACTACGACTACATGTGGGACTTCAGCCGGCTGTACGCGCGGGCGCTGACCACCTTCGCGCCCACCCCCGGGAGCAAGAGCCTCACCCTGCAGCCCGACCTGGCCACCGGCCTCGGCGTGGCCAGCAACAACGACAAGACCTGGACCTACACCATCCGGGCCGGGCTCAAGTTCTCCAACGGCCTGCCGATCACCTCGGCCGACGTCAAGTACGCGGTGGAGCGCAGCAACTTCGCCCCCGCCGTGCTCAGCAACGGGCCGACGTACTTCAACAACCTGCTGGTCCAGAACACCACGGCGTACCAGGGCCCCTACAAGGACCCGAAGGGCGGCCTCAACTCCATCCAGACGCCCAACGCCACCACCATCGTCTTCAACCTGAGCCAGCCCTTCGCGGACTTCGACTACCTGGTGTCGATGCCGCAGACGGCCCCCGTGCCGCAGGCCGACGACACCGGCGCGAACTACGTCAAGAACATCATTTCGTCCGGTCCGTACATGTTCAAGAGCTACACCGACGGCCAGGGCGCGGTGCTGGTCAAGAACCCGAACTGGACCCAGGCCAGCGACCCGATCCGGCACCAGTACGCCAACGAGATCGACGTCAAGTTCAACGTCGCGCAGACCACCATCGACCAGGACCTGATCCACGGCAACGCGACCATGGACCTCGGCGGCACCGGCATCGCGCCCAGCACCCAGGCGACCGTGCTGCTCAGCCCGACCGAGAAGGCCAACCTGGACGACACCCCCTCCGGGATGCTCGCCTACACGGCGATCTCGGAGAACGTCGCGCCGTTCAACAACGTCCACTGCCGCGAGGCCGTGGAGTACGGCATCGACAAGCTCTCGGTGCAGACCGCGGCCGGCGGCAATGTCCACGGTGACATCGCCACCACCATCCTGCCGCCCACGGTGACCGGCTACACCCCGTTCAACCTGTACCCGAGCACCGGCAACCAGGGCGCCGACACCGCCGACGGCCTGGCCTCGGCCAAGGCCCAGCTCGCGCTCTGCGGCCAGCCGAACGGCTTCACCACCAACATCGCGGCCCGCAGCGACCGTCCGGGCGAGGTCGCCATGGCCGAGGCCGTGCAGGCCTCGCTGGCCAAGGTCGGCATCACCGTCAACATCAAGCAGTACACCTCGGGCGAGTACTTCCAGGACTACGCCGGCTCCCCGGCCTACGTCCACTCGCACGACCTCGGTCTGATGATGATGGCCTGGGCCGCCGACTGGCCGTCCGGATACGGCTTCCTGGACCAGATCCTCGCCGGCAACACCATCAAGCCCTCCGGCAACACCAACCTGTCCGAGCTGAACGACCCGGTCATCAACAACCTGCTCAACTCGGCCATCGCCACCCCCGACGTCGCGACCCGCACCGTCGACTGGGGCACGATCGACAAGGACGCGATGGCGGACGCGGGCATCGTCCCGCTGCTCTACCGCAAGGACCTGCTGTACCGGCCCAGCAACGCGACCAACGTCTTCGTCAACGAGTCGTACGGCATGTACGACTACGCCAACATCGGTCTCAACCAGTAG
- a CDS encoding ABC transporter permease has translation MLMYILRRLFAAVLLLLIVSAVTFAIFFLVPRLAGQTPTELAAQYVGRDPSAAAIKAVEQNLGFDKPLYQQYWEYIHGIFAGRDFQYGPDASHCGVPCFGYSFKSHLDVWPLITSRLPVTASLAIGAAVLWVVSGVGIGVLSALKKGSLLDRLSMGIALAGISLPIFFTGLISLALFSYKWPIFANDVYIPITQNPLMWAKNLVLPWISLAFLYSALYARLTRAGMLETMGEDYIRTARAKGLPERTVVVKHGLRAALTPIVTIFGMDLGLLLGGAILVENVFSLQGIGQFAVLAIQNQDLPEIMAVTLVAAFFIVVANLAVDILYAAVDPRVRFL, from the coding sequence GTGCTCATGTACATCCTCCGGCGACTCTTCGCCGCGGTGCTACTGCTGCTCATCGTGAGCGCGGTCACCTTCGCCATCTTCTTCCTGGTGCCACGCCTCGCCGGGCAGACGCCCACCGAGCTCGCCGCCCAGTACGTCGGGCGCGACCCCAGCGCCGCCGCCATCAAGGCGGTGGAGCAGAACCTCGGCTTCGACAAGCCGCTGTACCAGCAGTACTGGGAGTACATCCACGGCATCTTCGCCGGGCGCGACTTCCAGTACGGCCCCGACGCCTCGCACTGCGGCGTCCCCTGCTTCGGCTACTCCTTCAAGAGCCACCTGGACGTCTGGCCGCTGATCACCTCCCGGCTGCCGGTCACCGCCTCGCTGGCGATCGGCGCGGCCGTGCTCTGGGTCGTCTCCGGCGTCGGCATCGGCGTGCTCTCCGCGCTGAAGAAGGGCTCGCTGCTGGACCGGCTGTCGATGGGCATCGCCCTGGCCGGCATCTCGCTGCCGATCTTCTTCACCGGGCTGATCTCGCTGGCGCTGTTCAGCTACAAGTGGCCGATCTTCGCCAACGACGTCTACATACCCATCACCCAGAACCCGCTGATGTGGGCGAAGAACCTGGTCCTGCCCTGGATCAGCCTCGCCTTCCTCTACTCCGCGCTCTATGCCCGGCTCACCCGTGCCGGGATGCTGGAGACCATGGGTGAGGACTACATCAGGACCGCCCGTGCCAAGGGCCTGCCGGAGCGCACGGTCGTGGTCAAGCACGGCCTGCGGGCCGCGCTGACGCCCATCGTGACCATCTTCGGCATGGACCTCGGTCTGCTGCTCGGCGGGGCGATCCTGGTCGAGAACGTCTTCTCGCTCCAGGGCATCGGCCAGTTCGCCGTCCTGGCGATCCAGAACCAGGACCTGCCGGAGATCATGGCGGTCACCCTGGTCGCCGCCTTCTTCATCGTCGTCGCCAACCTCGCCGTCGACATCCTGTACGCCGCTGTCGACCCCCGGGTGAGGTTCCTGTGA
- a CDS encoding ABC transporter ATP-binding protein, with protein sequence MLLKPVQEAPGSAFLSVRDLRIHFNTDDGLVRAVDGLTFDLDRGKTLGIVGESGSGKSVTSLGIMGLHRTARARVTGEVWMDGEELVSADADRVRQLRGQKMAMIFQDPLTAMHPYYTVGKQIIEAYRVHHPEASRRDARAKAVKMLDRVGIPQPDRRVDDYPHQFSGGMRQRAMIAMALVNDPSLLIADEPTTALDVTVQAQILDLIRDLQQEFGSAVIIITHDLGVVAELADDILVMYGGKCVENTSAENLFTEPEHPYTWGLLGSMPRIDRERQDRLVPVKGSPPSLINLPQGCAFHPRCPFADRTHGASETEIPLLVETAPQHRVACHLPQATRKEIFAQEISPRL encoded by the coding sequence ATCCTGCTGAAGCCGGTCCAGGAGGCCCCCGGCAGCGCCTTTCTGAGCGTCCGCGACCTGCGGATCCACTTCAACACCGACGACGGCCTGGTCCGCGCGGTCGACGGGCTCACCTTCGACCTGGACCGGGGCAAGACCCTCGGCATCGTCGGCGAGTCGGGCTCCGGCAAGTCGGTCACCTCGCTCGGCATCATGGGCCTGCACCGCACGGCCCGGGCCCGGGTCACCGGCGAGGTCTGGATGGACGGCGAGGAACTGGTCTCGGCCGACGCCGACCGGGTCCGGCAGCTGCGCGGCCAGAAGATGGCCATGATCTTCCAGGACCCGCTGACCGCGATGCACCCGTACTACACGGTCGGCAAGCAGATCATCGAGGCCTACCGGGTGCACCACCCGGAGGCCAGCCGCCGGGACGCCCGGGCCAAGGCCGTGAAGATGCTCGACCGGGTCGGCATCCCGCAGCCGGACCGCCGGGTGGACGACTACCCGCACCAGTTCTCCGGCGGCATGCGCCAGCGCGCGATGATCGCGATGGCGCTGGTCAACGACCCCTCGCTGCTGATCGCCGACGAGCCGACGACCGCGCTGGACGTCACCGTCCAGGCCCAGATCCTGGACCTGATCCGGGACCTCCAGCAGGAGTTCGGCTCGGCCGTCATCATCATCACCCACGACCTCGGCGTGGTCGCCGAGCTCGCCGACGACATCCTGGTGATGTACGGCGGCAAGTGCGTGGAGAACACCTCCGCCGAGAACCTGTTCACGGAGCCCGAACACCCCTACACCTGGGGCCTGCTGGGCTCGATGCCGCGCATCGACCGGGAGCGCCAGGACCGGCTGGTCCCGGTCAAGGGCAGCCCGCCCAGCCTGATCAACCTGCCGCAGGGCTGCGCCTTCCACCCCCGCTGCCCCTTCGCCGACCGTACCCACGGCGCCTCGGAGACCGAGATCCCGCTGCTGGTCGAGACCGCGCCGCAGCACCGGGTGGCCTGCCACCTGCCCCAGGCGACCCGGAAGGAGATCTTCGCCCAGGAGATCTCCCCCCGGCTGTAG
- a CDS encoding ABC transporter ATP-binding protein gives MADDSAAPTMTKAAPAREGEPLLRVSGLEKHFPIRKGLLQRVNGAVKAVDGISFTVNAGETLGVVGESGCGKSTMGRLVTRLLEPTGGSVEFEGVDITHLSTGKIRPLRRDIQMIFQDPYSSLNPRHTVGTIVGAPFRLQNVKTEHGVKRAVQDMLELCGLSPEHYNRYPHEFSGGQRQRIGIARALALRPKMIVADEPVSALDVSIQAQVVNLLDDLQSELGLTYVIIAHDLSVVRHVSDRVAVMYLGKIVELADRESLYAAPRHPYTKALMSAVPVPDPRRKGAGKRERILLTGDVPSPINPPSGCRFRTRCWKAQDVCATEEPQLATLATGHQAACHFPEQTD, from the coding sequence ATGGCTGACGACAGCGCCGCCCCGACGATGACGAAGGCGGCACCGGCCCGCGAGGGCGAGCCGCTGCTGCGGGTCTCCGGGCTGGAGAAGCACTTCCCCATCCGCAAGGGCCTGCTCCAGCGGGTCAACGGGGCCGTGAAGGCGGTCGACGGGATCAGCTTCACGGTGAACGCCGGGGAGACCCTGGGCGTGGTCGGCGAGTCCGGCTGCGGCAAGTCGACAATGGGCAGGCTGGTCACCCGGCTGCTCGAACCGACCGGCGGCAGCGTGGAGTTCGAGGGGGTGGACATCACCCACCTGAGCACCGGGAAGATCCGGCCGCTGCGCCGGGACATCCAGATGATCTTCCAGGACCCGTACTCCTCGCTGAACCCCCGGCACACCGTGGGCACCATCGTCGGCGCGCCGTTCCGGCTGCAGAACGTCAAGACCGAGCACGGCGTGAAGCGCGCGGTCCAGGACATGCTGGAGCTGTGCGGCCTCAGCCCGGAGCACTACAACCGCTACCCGCACGAGTTCTCCGGCGGCCAGCGCCAGCGCATCGGCATCGCCCGCGCGCTCGCGCTGCGGCCGAAGATGATCGTCGCCGACGAGCCGGTCTCGGCGCTGGACGTGTCGATCCAGGCCCAGGTGGTGAACCTGCTCGACGACCTCCAGTCGGAGCTGGGACTCACCTACGTGATCATCGCCCACGACCTCTCGGTGGTCCGGCACGTCTCCGACCGGGTCGCGGTGATGTACCTCGGCAAGATCGTCGAACTGGCCGACCGGGAGTCGCTCTACGCCGCGCCCCGGCACCCGTACACCAAGGCGCTGATGTCGGCCGTCCCGGTGCCGGACCCGCGCCGCAAGGGGGCCGGCAAGCGCGAGCGGATCCTGCTCACCGGTGACGTCCCGTCACCGATCAACCCGCCCTCGGGCTGCCGGTTCCGCACCCGCTGCTGGAAGGCCCAGGACGTCTGCGCCACCGAGGAGCCGCAGCTGGCCACCCTGGCCACCGGCCACCAGGCGGCCTGCCACTTCCCGGAGCAGACCGACTGA